A portion of the Cryptomeria japonica chromosome 5, Sugi_1.0, whole genome shotgun sequence genome contains these proteins:
- the LOC131876160 gene encoding UDP-glycosyltransferase 85A5-like: MGMKNRPHVVMLAFPAVGHVKPMMQFSKILSARGFYITFINTEYMQEKMLKSGSIQSMSDISFETIPDGLPPQHRRTSQIDQLCKSITDNCPVHFEKLIDKLKSTAEVPPLSCIIYNGLMSWAQKSAKRLGIPGVYFWTASACGFNIYFSVPLLREKGYIPL; this comes from the coding sequence ATGGGCATGAAGAATAGACCCCATGTTGTAATGCTGGCCTTTCCTGCTGTGGGTCACGTTAAGCCCATGATGCAGTTTTCCAAAATTTTGTCTGCCAGGGGCTTCTATATCACTTTTATCAATACTGAATATATGCAAGAGAAAATGTTGAAATCTGGATCGATCCAATCCATGAGTGATATCAGCTTCGAAACTATTCCAGATGGGCTGCCTCCCCAGCACAGACGAACCAGCCAAATTGACCAGCTTTGTAAATCCATTACAGATAATTGTCCAGTGCATTTTGAAAAGCTGATAGATAAGTTGAAGAGCACAGCAGAAGTCCCTCCTTTGAGCTGCATTATTTATAATGGGCTCATGAGTTGGGCTCAAAAATCAGCCAAGAGATTGGGAATTCCTGGAGTGTACTTTTGGACAGCCAGTGCTTGCGGCTTCAATATTTACTTCTCTGTGCCTCTTCTCAGGGAGAAGGGATACATTCCTCTCTAA
- the LOC131049204 gene encoding 7-deoxyloganetin glucosyltransferase, whose protein sequence is MPSLHMIDVPSFYHDDNNYLSEFLETQCQAALLADFMVINTFDELEGPIIETLQARLPVYSIGPLLLCAAEEMNGLSNMISATIFTEETSCVKWLDDQDAHSVLYVSFGSITVISERELVEFAWGLEASKQPFLWAIRPDLIHGASTVLPVEFVDKVKGRGFFVSWAPQIKVLSHPSVSGFLTHSGWNSTIESICAGVPMISWPFYAEQHINRTYVSQVWKIGISMNADVGRGEVEERVRRLMKGKEGEEMRRRAGELRDASIKAFKKGGSSYSNLEKILAEIEGTLFPLPA, encoded by the coding sequence ATGCCCTCCCTGCATATGATAGATGTGCCTAGTTTCTACCATGATGATAACAACTACTTGTCTGAATTTTTAGAAACCCAATGCCAGGCTGCTCTCTTAGCTGATTTCATGGTAATTAATACATTTGATGAGCTAGAGGGGCCAATAATAGAGACACTACAAGCCAGGCTTCCTGTGTACAGCATAGGTCCTCTGTTACTTTGTGCAGCAGAAGAAATGAATGGATTATCCAATATGATTTCTGCCACTATATTTACTGAAGAAACAAGCTGTGTGAAATGGCTGGATGATCAGGATGCCCATTCTGTTCTTTATGTAAGCTTTGGAAGCATAACAGTGATCTCTGAAAGAGAGCTCGTGGAGTTTGCATGGGGTTTAGAGGCAAGCAAGCAGCCCTTTCTGTGGGCTATTCGTCCAGACCTCATTCATGGAGCTTCTACTGTGCTACCTGTGGAGTTTGTAGACAAAGTGAAGGGAAGAGGTTTTTTTGTGAGTTGGGCGCCTCAAATAAAAGTGCTCTCCCATCCTTCTGTGAGTGGTTTTTTAACTCACAGTGGATGGAACTCCACGATAGAAAGCATTTGTGCAGGTGTGCCCATGATTTCATGGCCCTTCTATGCAGAGCAACATATTAATAGGACTTATGTGAGTCAGGTTTGGAAAATTGGGATTTCAATGAATGCTGATGTGGGAAGAGGAGAGGTGGAAGAAAGGGTGAGAAGATTGATGAAAGGGAAGGAAGGGGAAGAAATGAGGAGGAGGGCTGGTGAGTTGAGAGATGCTTCCATTAAGGCATTCAAGAAAGGAGGATCTTCTTACAGTAATTTGGAGAAGATTTTAGCGGAGATAGAAGgtacactcttccctctcccagcgTAG